A stretch of Oryza brachyantha chromosome 4, ObraRS2, whole genome shotgun sequence DNA encodes these proteins:
- the LOC102718360 gene encoding uncharacterized protein LOC102718360 has translation MSPAAVGLQQLPHHEEHRQAEITVVQFSDEAVDKIITRYREMLRPADERVGEELRGWLMVLATLTASITYAAALNPPGGAWQADDAANHFVAGYPVLRDKSPWRYFVFYYCNATSFAASLCIIVLLAVTKLFTETKIMVFSVLVALDMVGLAAAFVAGSSSSKWFTAFNAALMICLVVLFLFWKRRCLMVGTCCLKSFKQLKVQILDTVAHKQVAIPIEQLLGIHNMPMEGWW, from the exons atgtcgccggcggccgttGGTCTGCAGCAGCTTCCTCATCATGAAGAACACCGGCAGGCGGAGATCACCGTCGTCCAGTTCTCCGACGAGGCTGTCGACAAGATCATAACGAGATACAGAGAGATGCTGCGGCCGGCCGATGAGAGGGTAGGGGAGGAGCTCCGGGGATGGCTGATGGTGCTGGCGACGCTGACGGCCTCCATCACCTACGCGGCGGCGCTCAACCCTCCCGGCGGCGCCTGGCaggccgacgacgccgccaaCCACTTCGTCGCCGGCTACCCGGTCCTCCGCGACAAATCGCCGTGGCGGTATTTCGTGTTCTACTACTGCAACGCCACCTCCTTCGCGGCGTCGCTGTGCATCATCGTGCTGCTCGCCGTCACCAAGCTGTTCACCGAGACCAAGATCATGGTGTTCAGCGTGCTCGTTGCTCTGGACATGGTCGGCCTGGCCGCCGCGTTCGTCGCCGGCTCGTCGAGCAGTAAGTGGTTTACGGCGTTCAACGCTGCGCTCATGATTTGCCTTGTCGTGCTGTTTCTCTTTTGGAAACGAAGGTGCCTGATGGTGGGAACTTGCTGCTTGAAGAGCTTCAAGCAGCTT AAAGTTCAGATATTGGATACTGTAGCACATAAACAAGTGGCGATACCTATCGAACAACTGCTCGGCATCCACAATATGCCCATGGAAGGGTGGTGGTAG
- the LOC121054150 gene encoding transcriptional regulator SUPERMAN-like: MESRSMREQQQQRPWSCSFGMAAGLISWPPQRSSSSYTCGYCRREFRSAQALGGHMNVHRRERARLRQCPNPTPPPHPPPPPRLPNLNFSPPPPPHQQRYFPGDRPPVVYSFFSTTTTTATKGLEVELELGVGVCSDGGGMEEGLDLELRLGCS, translated from the coding sequence ATGGAGAGCAGGAGCATgagagagcagcagcagcagcggccaTGGAGCTGCAGCTTCGGCATGGCGGCGGGCTTGATCTCATGGCCGCCGcagaggtcgtcgtcgtcctacACCTGCGGCTACTGCAGGAGGGAGTTCAGGTCGGCGCAGGCGCTGGGAGGCCACATGAACGTGCACAGGAGGGAGAGGGCCAGGCTCAGGCAGTGCCCCAACCCTACGCCACcacctcatcctcctcctcctccccgcttGCCTAACCTCAacttctcgccgccgccgccgccgcaccagcAGCGCTACTTCCCCGGCGATCGTCCGCCCGTCGTGTACAGCTtcttctccaccaccaccacgacggcgacgaagggTTTGGAGGTGGAGCTGGAGCTTGGGGTCGGAGTGTGCAGCGATGGTGGTGGCATGGAGGAAGGCCTGGATCTTGAGCTTAGGCTTGGCTGTTCCTAA
- the LOC102718079 gene encoding probable protein phosphatase 2C 37 → MRDMEDAVSLRPSFCTWADGSPMHFFAVFDGHGGPHVSALCREQMHVILAEELAAAAREGEEVVDEERAWRAALSRSFSRVDALAAVACACGRAAVPPCRCPLSGQTGAIIGSTAVVALLVRDRLVVANCGDSRAVLCRAAAAAPLPLSSDHKPDRPDEKARIEAAGGRVVYLNGPRVRGILAMSRALGDRYLKPEVICEPDITITERTVDDECLILASDGMWDVISNETACDVARQCLEDGRPSSAGRAAAGSGEAASSSTGAPAAAVGQESEPRCYRAAALLARLALGRESSDNISVVVIDLQGRG, encoded by the exons ATGCGCGACATGGAGGACGCCGTCTCGCTCCGCCCGTCCTTCTGCACCTGGGCCGACGGCTCCCCGATGCACTTCTTTGCCGTCTtcgacggccacggcggccCCCAT GTGTCGGCGCTGTGCCGGGAGCAAATGCACGTGATCCTGGCGgaggagctggcggcggcggcgagggagggggaggaggtggtggacgAGGAGAGGGCGTGGCGGGCGGCGCTGTCGCGGAGCTTCTCCCGCGTGGAcgcgctggcggcggtggcgtgcgCGTGCGGGCGGGCCGcggtgccgccgtgccggtgCCCGCTGTCGGGGCAGACGGGCGCCATCATCGGCTCCACCGCCGTGGTCGCCCTCCTCGTCCGCgaccgcctcgtcgtcgccaacTGCGGCGACTCCCGCGCCGTGctctgccgcgccgccgccgccgcgccgctccccctctcctccgaCCACAAG CCGGACCGGCCGGACGAAAAGGCGAGGATCGAGGCAGCGGGAGGCCGGGTGGTGTACCTCAACGGGCCGAGGGTGCGTGGTATCCTCGCCATGTCGCGAGCATTAG GAGACAGGTACCTGAAGCCAGAAGTGATATGTGAGCCAGATATCACCATAACCGAAAGGACCGTCGACGACGAATGCCTGATCCTCGCAAGCGACGGGATGTGGGATGTGATCTCGAACGAGACGGCCTGCGATGTCGCCCGGCAGTGCCTCGAAGACGGGAGGCCGTCGTCCGCAggccgtgctgcagctgggagTGGCGAAGCTGCTTCCAGCAGCACCGGTGCTCCGGCAGCAGCAGTAGGCCAAGAATCCGAGCCTCGCTGCTACCGTGCTGCTGCTCTCCTTGCACGCCTTGCCCTCGGCAGGGAGAGTTCAGATAACATTAGTGTCGTTGTGATTGATCTGCAAGGAAGAGGGTAG